A stretch of the Enterobacter mori genome encodes the following:
- a CDS encoding PTS lactose/cellobiose transporter subunit IIA yields the protein MIALEEAVMEIIVNAGQSRSLCFEALHAARQGNLDEAKSLLREADGYARQAHKMQTKLIEQDAGEGRQPMTLIMVHAQDHLMNSLLARELSEEIIHLYQR from the coding sequence ATGATCGCACTAGAAGAAGCCGTAATGGAAATTATCGTCAACGCCGGTCAGTCCCGCAGCCTGTGCTTTGAAGCGCTGCACGCGGCGCGCCAGGGCAACCTTGACGAAGCCAAAAGCCTGCTGCGCGAAGCCGACGGCTACGCGCGCCAGGCGCACAAAATGCAGACCAAGCTGATTGAGCAGGATGCGGGCGAAGGCCGCCAGCCGATGACGTTAATTATGGTGCACGCGCAGGATCACTTAATGAACTCCTTATTAGCGCGTGAATTATCCGAAGAAATTATTCATTTATATCAGAGATAG
- a CDS encoding PTS sugar transporter subunit IIB, which yields MFKIMLCCSAGMSTSLLVSKMVDVAKERGLPVKIDAYGVSEFDTQFPQYQVVLLGPQVKYMLKTLSDKAATQGIPVQPIDMMDYGMQRGDKVLDYALSLIEAAH from the coding sequence ATGTTCAAGATTATGCTGTGCTGCTCTGCCGGGATGTCCACCAGCCTGTTGGTCAGCAAAATGGTCGATGTCGCGAAAGAACGTGGTTTGCCGGTGAAGATTGATGCGTACGGTGTTTCCGAATTTGATACGCAGTTTCCGCAATACCAGGTTGTCCTTCTCGGACCGCAAGTGAAATACATGTTAAAGACACTCTCAGACAAGGCGGCGACGCAAGGCATTCCGGTACAGCCCATCGACATGATGGACTACGGCATGCAGCGTGGCGATAAAGTACTGGACTATGCTCTGTCGCTCATCGAAGCGGCACACTAA
- a CDS encoding YicS family protein: MKAAHLVCLLVCLLFAAFVHAQEKDDPAKDALIKQQVLKDVKKTCTPQKKQSDKAWQAMILSSEANQLLIKNAITAVKRDNLDAYWDAVSQVDCMEDY, translated from the coding sequence ATGAAAGCTGCGCACCTGGTTTGCCTGCTCGTTTGCCTGTTGTTCGCCGCGTTTGTCCACGCTCAGGAGAAGGACGATCCGGCGAAAGATGCCCTGATAAAACAGCAGGTTCTGAAAGATGTGAAGAAAACCTGCACGCCACAAAAAAAGCAGAGCGATAAGGCCTGGCAGGCAATGATTTTGTCATCGGAGGCCAACCAGCTGCTGATCAAAAACGCCATCACCGCCGTGAAGCGCGACAATCTGGACGCCTACTGGGATGCGGTCAGTCAGGTGGATTGTATGGAGGATTACTGA
- a CDS encoding LacI family DNA-binding transcriptional regulator translates to MSTINDVSRLAGVSKATVSRVLSGSRGVKEASRQAVLKAVDELNYRPNVIAQSLLSQSTGCIGVICAQENINQTTGYLYALEKQLSQHQKHLLLRFAHSKAEVMHALEELSCGLCDDILVIGARFPLDVDMDNVILVDCMESDNSNSIQFDHAFAAETACNYLTSQGRRQIALIHPQGSGFADQVLLGYKHALEKNFLPFNRNLVFMDATSSSVALQELLNNATTLNFNALLVADEQEAQRVIPQLHAFNKSVPDDIMVFSLGGSLHLPGIPVIPAIEYSMDAMAARIVSWLTEKTQMLGSYVLRGDLIIPDMRKR, encoded by the coding sequence ATGTCTACAATCAACGATGTATCACGTCTGGCCGGGGTGTCTAAAGCCACGGTATCACGGGTGTTGAGCGGATCACGCGGTGTGAAGGAAGCCAGCCGTCAGGCCGTTCTGAAAGCGGTGGATGAGCTGAACTATCGGCCCAACGTGATTGCCCAGTCGCTGCTCAGCCAGTCGACGGGCTGTATTGGGGTGATTTGCGCGCAGGAGAACATTAACCAGACCACCGGTTATCTCTACGCGCTGGAAAAACAGCTCAGCCAGCATCAAAAACACCTGCTGCTGCGCTTCGCGCATAGCAAAGCGGAAGTGATGCACGCCCTTGAAGAACTCTCCTGCGGGCTCTGTGATGATATCCTGGTGATTGGCGCGCGTTTCCCGCTGGATGTCGACATGGACAACGTGATTCTGGTCGACTGTATGGAGTCTGATAATTCCAACAGCATCCAGTTCGATCACGCGTTTGCCGCCGAAACCGCCTGTAACTATCTCACCAGCCAGGGGCGTCGCCAGATTGCGCTGATCCACCCGCAGGGCAGCGGTTTTGCCGACCAGGTGCTGCTCGGCTACAAGCACGCGCTGGAGAAAAACTTCCTGCCCTTTAATCGCAACCTCGTCTTTATGGACGCCACCTCGTCGTCCGTTGCGCTGCAGGAGCTGTTGAACAACGCAACCACGCTGAATTTCAACGCGCTGCTGGTGGCCGACGAGCAGGAAGCTCAGCGGGTGATCCCGCAGCTGCATGCGTTTAATAAATCGGTGCCGGACGACATCATGGTCTTTAGTCTGGGTGGATCGCTGCATCTGCCGGGTATTCCGGTGATCCCGGCGATTGAATATTCCATGGACGCCATGGCGGCGCGCATTGTGAGCTGGCTGACGGAGAAAACGCAGATGCTGGGGTCGTACGTGCTGCGCGGGGATTTAATTATTCCGGACATGCGGAAGCGTTAA
- a CDS encoding efflux transporter outer membrane subunit, whose protein sequence is MFRVSVLALALLSAGCVSLDPTYQRPDAPVPATLPGAHGEATAVVSQWQQVMNDARLKSVVTMALNSNRDVQKAIADIDAARAQYGETRSSLFPTVDAELSHTRSRTLASGVTTSDEANGAVSSFELDLFGRNQSLSRAARETWLASEFTAQNTRLTMVSELTTAWVTLAADNSNLALAKSTMESAANSLKIVKRQQDVGVAAATDVSEAMAVYQQARASVASYQTLVMQDKNALNLLAGDTVPENLLPGTLESLSDNAITLIPAGVSSSALLRRPDIQEAEHNLLSANANIGAARANFFPTISLTASAGVGSDSLSSLFSHGMKVWSFAPSITLPLFSGGNNLAQLRYAEAEKKGLIATYEKAIQSAFKDVADALARRETLSEQLDAQREYVAAEQKTLDVATRSYRAGAGDYLTVLTAQRSLWSAQESLIALQQTDLENRITLWQSLGGGIQ, encoded by the coding sequence ATGTTTCGTGTATCTGTTTTAGCGTTAGCGCTGCTGAGCGCAGGCTGTGTGTCATTAGATCCAACGTATCAACGCCCGGACGCCCCCGTCCCGGCCACCCTGCCCGGCGCGCACGGCGAAGCCACCGCCGTGGTGAGCCAGTGGCAGCAGGTGATGAACGATGCGCGGTTGAAAAGCGTGGTGACGATGGCGCTCAACAGCAACCGCGACGTGCAAAAAGCAATTGCGGATATCGACGCCGCCCGTGCCCAGTATGGCGAAACGCGCTCGTCCCTGTTCCCGACGGTGGACGCGGAACTGAGCCACACCCGCAGCCGCACGCTGGCGAGCGGCGTGACCACCAGCGACGAAGCCAACGGCGCGGTCTCCAGCTTCGAGCTGGATCTGTTTGGCCGCAACCAGAGCCTCTCCCGCGCCGCGCGTGAAACCTGGCTTGCCAGCGAGTTCACCGCACAGAATACGCGCCTGACGATGGTTAGCGAGCTGACCACGGCCTGGGTGACGCTGGCGGCGGATAACAGCAACCTGGCGCTGGCAAAATCCACGATGGAGAGCGCGGCGAACTCGCTGAAGATTGTGAAACGCCAGCAGGACGTGGGCGTGGCGGCCGCTACGGACGTCAGTGAAGCGATGGCGGTTTACCAGCAGGCGCGCGCCAGCGTGGCGAGCTATCAGACGCTGGTGATGCAGGACAAAAATGCCCTTAATCTGCTGGCGGGCGACACGGTGCCGGAGAACCTGCTGCCCGGCACGCTCGAGAGCCTGAGCGATAACGCCATCACGCTGATCCCCGCGGGCGTCAGCTCCAGCGCGCTGCTGCGTCGCCCGGATATTCAGGAGGCGGAACATAACCTGCTGAGCGCCAACGCCAACATTGGCGCGGCGCGCGCCAACTTCTTCCCGACCATTTCACTGACCGCCAGCGCGGGCGTCGGCAGCGATTCGCTGTCGTCCCTGTTCAGCCACGGGATGAAGGTCTGGTCGTTTGCACCGTCCATCACCCTGCCGCTGTTTAGCGGCGGGAACAACCTGGCACAGCTGCGCTACGCGGAAGCGGAGAAGAAGGGGCTGATCGCCACCTACGAGAAAGCCATCCAGAGTGCGTTTAAAGACGTGGCCGACGCGCTGGCGCGGCGTGAAACGCTGAGCGAGCAGCTCGACGCCCAGCGCGAATACGTCGCGGCGGAGCAAAAAACGCTGGATGTGGCAACGCGCAGCTACAGGGCGGGTGCGGGGGATTATCTGACGGTACTGACCGCGCAGCGGTCGCTGTGGTCGGCGCAGGAATCGCTGATTGCGCTGCAGCAAACCGACCTGGAAAACCGCATCACGCTGTGGCAGTCGCTGGGCGGCGGGATTCAGTAA
- a CDS encoding PTS sugar transporter subunit IIC yields MSSLYQSMVAVIEQSITPLAAKLGQQKYVIAIRDGFTAALPFMIIGSFMLVFIFPPFSADTTNSFARGWLDFSQTYREQLMLPFNLSMGVMTFFISVGIGASLGRQFNLDPVMSGLLAFMAFLLVAAPYADGKISTQYLSGQGIFTALITAIYSTRVYAWLKQNNVTIRLPKEVPTGVARSFEILIPVMVVIGTLHPLNLFIEAQTGMIIPQAIMHLLEPLVSASDSLPAILLSVLLCQIFWFAGIHGSLIVTGIMNPFWMANLSANQAALAAGAALPHVYLQGFWDHYLLIGGVGSTLPLAFLLLRSRVTHLRTIGKMGVVPSFFNINEPILFGAPIIMNPMLFIPFVFVPLVNACLAYGATKLGWLAQVVSLTPWTTPAPIGASWAANWALSPVVMCLVCMVMSALMYLPFLRAYERTLIKNEEQKAQATVGAAETASN; encoded by the coding sequence ATGAGTTCGTTATATCAATCCATGGTCGCGGTGATTGAGCAATCAATTACCCCGCTGGCCGCAAAGCTGGGTCAGCAAAAGTATGTGATTGCCATTCGCGACGGCTTTACCGCCGCGCTGCCGTTTATGATCATCGGCTCGTTTATGCTGGTGTTCATCTTCCCGCCGTTCTCGGCGGATACCACCAACAGCTTCGCCCGCGGCTGGCTGGATTTCTCCCAGACCTACCGCGAGCAGCTGATGCTGCCGTTTAACCTCAGCATGGGCGTGATGACCTTCTTCATTTCGGTGGGGATTGGGGCAAGCCTGGGGCGTCAGTTCAACCTCGACCCGGTGATGTCCGGCCTGCTGGCCTTTATGGCCTTCCTGCTGGTCGCCGCGCCGTATGCCGATGGCAAAATCTCGACCCAGTATCTCTCCGGCCAGGGGATTTTTACCGCGCTGATCACCGCCATCTACTCCACCCGCGTCTATGCGTGGCTGAAGCAGAACAACGTGACCATTCGCCTGCCGAAGGAAGTGCCAACCGGCGTGGCGCGCTCGTTCGAGATCCTGATCCCGGTGATGGTGGTGATCGGGACGCTGCACCCGCTGAACCTGTTCATCGAAGCGCAAACGGGGATGATTATCCCGCAGGCGATCATGCACCTGCTGGAGCCGCTGGTATCCGCGTCTGACTCCCTGCCCGCCATTTTGCTCTCCGTGCTGCTGTGCCAGATCTTCTGGTTTGCCGGTATCCACGGCTCGCTGATTGTCACCGGCATCATGAACCCGTTCTGGATGGCGAACCTCTCCGCAAACCAGGCGGCGCTCGCCGCAGGCGCGGCGCTGCCGCACGTTTACCTGCAGGGCTTCTGGGATCACTACCTGCTGATTGGGGGCGTAGGCTCCACCCTGCCGCTGGCGTTCCTGCTGCTGCGCAGCCGCGTGACCCACCTGCGCACCATCGGCAAAATGGGCGTGGTGCCAAGCTTCTTTAACATCAACGAACCGATTCTGTTCGGCGCGCCGATCATCATGAACCCGATGCTGTTTATCCCGTTCGTGTTTGTTCCGCTGGTTAACGCCTGCCTGGCGTACGGTGCAACCAAACTCGGCTGGCTGGCACAGGTGGTGTCGTTGACCCCGTGGACCACCCCTGCACCGATTGGTGCCTCATGGGCGGCGAACTGGGCGCTGAGCCCGGTGGTGATGTGCCTGGTCTGCATGGTGATGTCCGCACTGATGTACCTGCCGTTCCTGCGCGCCTATGAGCGTACGCTCATCAAAAACGAAGAGCAGAAAGCCCAGGCAACCGTCGGTGCCGCCGAAACCGCCAGCAATTAA
- a CDS encoding glycoside hydrolase family 1 protein: MKYAFPDSFWWGSASSALQTEGAREGETTWDYWFAREPNRFHNGVGPQQTSTFYQHWKTDIQLLKQLNHNSFRTSISWARLIPDGIGEVNPEAVDFYNQVIDELNEQGITPFITLFHFDMPMAMQEIGGWENRDVVDAYARYAQICFELFGDRVLHWFTFNEPIVPVEGGYLYDFHYPNVVDFRRAATVAYHTVLAHAKAVKAYRAGHYAGEIGIVLNLTPSYPRSQNPADVKAANVADLMFNRSFLDPVLRGEYPADLVALLKSYDQLPACKPEDGFLIAEGKIDLLGVNYYQPRRVKCRDSAVNPQAPFMPEWFFDNYEMPGRKMNPYRGWEIYEPGIYDILVNLRDNYGNPRCFISENGMGVENEQRFIENGQINDQYRIEFISEHLAWLHKGISEGCNCLGYHMWTFIDNWSWCNAYKNRYGFIQLDLNTQQRTIKKSGEWFAATALNNSFDKE, from the coding sequence ATGAAATACGCATTTCCCGATAGCTTCTGGTGGGGCAGCGCAAGCTCCGCTCTCCAGACGGAAGGGGCAAGAGAGGGTGAAACCACGTGGGATTACTGGTTTGCCCGCGAGCCGAACCGTTTTCATAACGGCGTGGGGCCGCAGCAGACCTCTACGTTTTATCAGCACTGGAAAACGGATATTCAGCTGTTAAAGCAGCTGAACCACAACAGCTTTCGCACCTCGATTAGCTGGGCGCGCCTGATCCCCGACGGTATCGGTGAAGTGAACCCGGAAGCGGTCGATTTTTACAATCAGGTCATTGATGAGCTGAATGAACAGGGCATCACGCCGTTTATCACCCTGTTCCATTTCGACATGCCGATGGCGATGCAGGAAATCGGCGGCTGGGAAAACCGCGACGTGGTGGACGCTTACGCCCGCTATGCGCAGATTTGCTTCGAGCTGTTCGGCGATCGCGTGCTGCACTGGTTTACCTTCAACGAGCCGATCGTGCCGGTGGAGGGCGGTTATCTGTACGACTTCCACTATCCGAACGTGGTGGATTTTCGTCGGGCGGCCACCGTGGCGTATCACACCGTGCTGGCCCATGCGAAAGCGGTTAAGGCCTACCGCGCCGGGCATTACGCGGGGGAGATCGGCATCGTGCTGAACCTGACGCCGTCGTACCCGCGCTCGCAGAACCCGGCAGACGTGAAGGCGGCAAACGTTGCGGATCTGATGTTTAACCGCAGCTTCCTTGACCCGGTCCTGCGAGGGGAATATCCGGCAGACCTCGTAGCGCTGCTGAAATCCTACGATCAGCTGCCCGCCTGTAAACCGGAAGACGGCTTCCTGATTGCGGAAGGGAAAATCGACCTGCTCGGCGTGAACTACTATCAGCCGCGTCGCGTAAAGTGTCGCGACAGCGCGGTGAACCCGCAGGCGCCGTTTATGCCGGAGTGGTTCTTTGATAACTACGAGATGCCGGGCCGCAAGATGAACCCGTACCGCGGCTGGGAAATCTACGAGCCAGGTATTTACGATATTCTGGTCAACCTGCGCGACAATTACGGCAACCCTCGCTGCTTTATTTCTGAAAACGGCATGGGCGTCGAAAATGAGCAGCGCTTTATTGAAAACGGTCAGATTAACGATCAATACCGCATCGAGTTTATTTCTGAGCATTTAGCCTGGCTGCATAAGGGCATTAGCGAAGGGTGCAATTGTCTTGGCTACCATATGTGGACGTTTATTGATAACTGGTCGTGGTGCAACGCGTATAAAAATCGCTACGGATTTATTCAGCTCGATTTAAATACGCAACAACGTACCATTAAGAAAAGCGGAGAGTGGTTTGCCGCTACCGCCTTAAATAACAGCTTTGATAAAGAGTAA
- a CDS encoding multidrug effflux MFS transporter, translating to MAKLSFSFAAILGLLTAIGPLCSDFYLPALPEIATQLNTSTTLTQLSLTSALIGLGLGQLFFGPLSDRIGRKTPLLFSLLLFVLASVLCASTQNIYALIGWRFVQGIAGAGGSVLARSIARDNYHGMMLTQFFALLMTVNGIAPVVSPVLGGFIASHFDWRMLFWVMAGAGLALLIASQLFIRESLTEKQSGGSLAQTARTVLKNRRFMRYCLIQAFMLAGLFAYIGASSFVMQNEYGLSAMQFSLLFGVNGIGLIVSALIFSRLARRHLAERLMRTGLVLAVSCAGLTLLFAWMQFSVPALIALFFTVAFNSGISTIAGSEAMSAIDAKESGTASAILGMLMFLFGGIAAPLAGIGGETMLKMSLAVLVSYGIALAIGFRTQNA from the coding sequence ATGGCAAAACTCTCTTTTTCTTTCGCGGCCATCCTTGGCCTGCTGACGGCGATCGGGCCGCTGTGTTCCGATTTTTATCTTCCGGCGCTGCCGGAGATCGCCACTCAACTCAACACCTCCACAACGCTGACGCAGCTTTCTCTCACCTCGGCGCTGATTGGCCTGGGGCTGGGACAACTCTTTTTCGGCCCGCTAAGCGATCGCATCGGACGTAAAACGCCGCTGCTGTTCTCACTTTTGCTGTTTGTACTGGCTTCAGTGCTTTGTGCCAGCACGCAGAATATTTACGCCCTGATCGGCTGGCGCTTTGTGCAGGGCATTGCCGGGGCGGGCGGCTCCGTACTTGCCCGCTCCATCGCACGTGATAACTATCATGGCATGATGTTAACGCAGTTTTTTGCCCTGCTGATGACGGTTAACGGCATCGCGCCCGTGGTGTCCCCGGTGCTCGGGGGCTTTATCGCGTCGCATTTCGACTGGCGGATGCTGTTCTGGGTGATGGCCGGGGCGGGTCTGGCGCTGCTGATCGCCAGCCAGCTTTTTATCCGCGAGTCCCTCACAGAGAAACAGAGCGGGGGATCGCTGGCACAAACCGCCAGGACGGTACTTAAAAATCGTCGCTTTATGCGCTACTGCCTGATCCAGGCCTTCATGCTGGCGGGGCTGTTCGCCTATATAGGGGCATCCTCCTTTGTCATGCAAAACGAGTATGGCCTGAGCGCAATGCAGTTCAGCCTGCTGTTCGGTGTGAACGGTATCGGCCTGATCGTCTCAGCGCTGATTTTCTCCCGTCTGGCACGCCGACATCTGGCGGAAAGATTGATGCGAACAGGCCTGGTTCTGGCGGTGTCCTGCGCGGGGCTGACGTTGCTCTTTGCGTGGATGCAGTTTTCCGTTCCGGCACTGATCGCACTCTTTTTCACCGTCGCATTTAACAGCGGGATCAGCACCATTGCGGGTTCAGAAGCAATGAGCGCAATCGACGCGAAGGAGTCCGGTACAGCGTCAGCCATTCTGGGCATGCTGATGTTTTTATTCGGCGGGATCGCAGCGCCTCTCGCGGGTATCGGCGGAGAAACGATGCTGAAAATGAGTCTCGCGGTGTTAGTGAGCTATGGCATTGCACTGGCGATCGGATTTCGCACGCAGAATGCGTAA